CAGTGTGGACACGCCCCTGCCCCCACCGTCTCCCGCGGGGCCACGGGCAGGCGAGAGGGACAAAGGAGGAGTTCAAGCCTGCGCACACACACCCGCCACCTGCGGtcttctggggagggagggggagggacataAGACGTGGTTCCAGCCAGagaccccacccctcccaggggGCCGAGACCCTGTCCACTTACCAGGTGTAGATGAGCAGAGCCAGGAGGGCGGTGAGGAGGACAGCCAGCAGGACAGACAGAATGGCGATGATGACCACGGTGCCCGCGCTTTGGGGCCCTGGGGCAGCCTGCAGTGCCTCAGCTGAGGGGCGTGAAGGGGGTGCCCCAGGGAGGAGAGACTTGACCTGAGCAAGGGGACCTGGAACAGCCTCCAGACcaaccctccctctccccagcttggGGCGCCCAGCACCTGCAGACAGCTCAGTGGTAGTGGTGCCTCTGATGGGGGGCTGGCCCAttctccccagcccagcccagccttggGAGCCCCCGCAGGCCCCGCGGCCCCCAGCCCCAGTGTTTGACCTGCTCATTTAGCACACCCCCATACCTTGCTGCAAGCGGGTCTCGCTGGACCACTCCGTCTCAGCCACAGGTCCCCTGTCACTCATTACCAGGAACTTCACTCTGAGAAAGAGACCCAGGATCGGGGGTGAGGCCTCTGGCCCCTGGCACCTGTCTGTGTGACCCCTTgactcccagggcctggggactACGGGGAAGAGGAGACAGGACCTAAAAGCCAGCCTTAGAACCCTCCAGAAGGGGCTCCAATTCCAGTTGTGACATTTCCCAGCTGTGTAGTCCTGGGTGCCTCCttcaccctctctgggcctttaaAGTCCTCACGGAGGAAATGTGTGTGTGGAATGGTCTAGATCCCCAGCACTCAGCATCCATGACTCAAGCCCCGAATGAGGGGAGATGGGGCTGGGGCACACCCTGTCTGGACAGAGAAACTCCACCTGCTGGGTCCAGAAGGCCTGTGGGGGTTGAGGCTCAAGTGGGGGGCCCTGGCTGGAGAAAGAAGGGAGACTTTCCCCCAAGACCTCCCTGAGGACCCCTGGGAGCTGCCCCAGGCTGAGGTTAGGGCCCCCAGGCTGAGGTTAGGGTCCCGTGGTAGCTCACCGGTAGGGGCCCGGGCCTGGCAGCGGGGCGTTGCAGCCCGGTTTGGCCAGGGAGCAGCTAGTGTCGTTGCCAACGCGGAGGACGCGGAGCTGCTTCCCAGTCTGGTTGCCCGGATAGAGGACCCGGTGGGCCATCAGTGTGAGGTAGTAGCCCCTCCGGGGGAAGTCGGCAGGGGCTGGGATGTCCTCAACCCTCTGTGGGGCTGTGAAGCTCTGGGTGGCTGAGGGTAGCCGCCCGTCAGATGGCGCGGGCTGCTGGGGGCAAGGGGTCCACCCCCTCCCGCCAGGCCAGACAGCCCTCCTGCCACATCCCACTCCCagacctgcctcccctccccccataccTGCGGCTCCTCCCAGGCTTCCCGCCCATCTCACGGAGGGATAACCAAGGCCTGTGCCCCCGCAGCACCCACCATGGCTGTGGGCCACCACCAGCCAGATGGCGTCCAAGTCAGAGATGTTGAGGCGACTGAACTGGCCCCTTGGCTGCTCCAGCGTGAAGGTAGACTGGGTGAGGGTCCCTGCCAGGCTGGGGCTTGCGAGCTGGGGCACATAGCGGATGTGCTCTGGGGCAGACAGAAGGGGCTCAACAGGACAACCAAGCCCCCACAGCCCAGTCTGAGGGAGGAGTCGTGGTCCTGGAAGCCCCAACCTGAGGGCCCAGTCTGAGGGGGAAGGCACAGACCGGATTTGGGATCCCTGATCTGAGGGAGGCCTGGAGGCTTCTCCCGGAGGCTGTGGGCAAACACTAATGCGGAGGGCTCCCTAACAAGTCTGTGCCCGTGGGACACGGGTGGGTGGCCTGaggccagcccctgccccctgccttgcTGACTTACTAGGGTTAGGCACTGTGGGAGGCCAGGAGGGAGGTCCTGCTGCACCTGTCACTGGGGTCCCTGCCTAGGGTGGGGCCTGGGGAAGGCTTGGAGGCACAggaggccccgcccccagcagcGTACACAGTCCTAGGGAAGGGGTCTTAGGCCTCGTTGGAGTGAGACTCTGATTTGGGGGAGCCTGAGCCTAAACCCTAGACTGGACTTGACAGGCTCCAGTGACCTTGAGCTCTGGCACTCCACCGCCTCCCCCAGGATCCGGGCTGGTTTGCCTAAAGAGAGGATTGAGGGGCTTGGAGGCTGAGGGGTCAAGACAGGAAGTTTCCCACCAAGACCCCAGGCCCAGACGTGCGCCTCCGGGAGGTGTCCTGGCTGAGAGGGGAGGATTTCCttctcccaccccgccccaggcACCTTCCCCTTCTGGATCTTCTCTCgccccggggcgggggtgggggggtgggggacaggggtgggggggggcggggactcAACTTCGGTGCCCAGAAGGCTCCCCTGAGGgcactgcccctcctctctccaaCCCCCAACACTGGAGGGCAGCAGAAAGGGGAGGCGGCTTTCCCCGCCAGTCTCCAGAAGCCTCTCCCTCTTGGTATGattcatttccatttcattctgCTCCAAAGGGTCAAGGCCAGACCTCTCCTTCCTCAGAGCCCCCGCTTCTGTCCCTGAGGCCCCGGGGACCCTGCATCCAGCAGGCACTTACTGTCCACTTAACGACGGAGAAGGAGCGGGGAAGCCCAGATGGGGGGAGCTACCCCTTTAAGCGCCTCCAGTTTACGAGCCCACAGTGACCTGAACCCCAGGAAAGCTTCCTTGGGGGGCGCTGTCCTTGTCTTTAAGTCTCCCCTCAGggacaggaaggaggggaaagaggggaggggggaaccGGTGAGAATGGATGGGGGTTCAGGGTGCGAACCCtaaaaagagggaggaagcattGTCCACTCTCCCGTGGGGACAGGTGTCTATCTTGTGACCTCTCTGGTGGGCCATCTCTCCTGACCCACCCAGGACCCAGTCCCCCGACTTGGGGCTcgggaggtggctgggggaggtGGTCTGTCTCCCGAAGCCAGGGGCACGGTGCCCCGGGCCCCTTTACTCACCCAGGCCTGTCCCTTGATGGAGGccggccagcagcagcagcagtggcaTCAGCGGCCAATACTGACCCCGACTGAGGCCCACGGGCAGGCCGAGCATCTGACCGGCTGCCTGTCCCAGCATCTGTCTCCAGAGTCCCAGAGCCTCAACTGTCGGCTAGGGGatggaggagtctgcttctggtactttctgcctgctcctcccaggtgccccctctcccTAAACAACTGGTTGGACAGGTTCGGGGCAGAATCTGCTGGCCCTACGGATCTGGCACCCCAGGGAGGGGTCTGAAAGGAACAATCAGCAGCTGGGGCCCAGGACAAGCCCGGACCCTCCCAACCCTGACTCCAGGAGGGCCTGGCCAGGGAGGGCCCCCAGGAAGGAGGCGGTAGCTCCCAGTCCAGGGAGCCCCAGTGACAGCCCTGTCAACAGTCCCAGCCCGGCACCTAGAGCgcccccaccctgcaccccctaccccccccccaccgtgcTGAAGGGAGTTACCCTCCAGGGGCTTGTCCAAGTTCGCCCAGCCAGCGTGGGGGCAGAGCCTGGATGGGGCAGTCACACCCAGAGGCAAGCTCTGGGGCACTCCCTGCAGCCCGGGCTCTGGAGAGGGGCTCCCCAACACCACCTGTCTTCCTCTCTTTATCCAGGGGACCCACTCGctcttcttcctccagctctggCTGCTGCCAGGACAGGGCAATTCTTCCCAGGACAGAAGCGTCCCAGATGGGGTCTGGGgccaggagagggggtggggctgAGCGCCTACTGACCGTCTTTGACCCGGATTGGAGCAGAAGCCCCTCATGGGGTTCCCCTGCCCCAAGCACCAGCCCTCCTCAGCCCAACCTCTGCCCCTGGCCAGAGCCAGTCTCCTAAAACCCAAACTCCTTTGGGGactgctttaaaaaacatttacttatttatttatctaattttttttctcctgaatatttatttatttgagacacagagagagagagagcacatgagcatgagtgggagaggcaccgggagagggagagagagagaatcccaggcagactccacactgagcacagggcccaatgcggggctcaatctcgtgaccccgagatcacaaccggagctgaaaccaagagtcagacccctaGGCAATTGCAGGACCCAGGCGGCCCTCAAACACATTTTTGAAACGATTATAAATATTCTCGAGTTATTATAATGCATTTACATGCTATTGGATTGCCAGCCCAcataccctatttttttttcccccagagttcTTACATGATGCCAATTACCTATTATGGTGAACTTCAAAAGGCTTAAACACTCCCACCTGCTATGTAATTGCCTGCTggattttttttggaagattttatttatttatttgacagagaaagagagatcacaagtagtcagagaggcaggcagagagagagggggaagcaggctccctgctgagcagagagcctgatgcggggctcgatcctaggaccctgagatcatgacctgagctgaaggcagaggcttcacccactgacccacccaggcgccccaagcctgcTAGTTCTTTGTGACTACCTCTACTAGGACATGCCCGCAGAACGTTTCAGACTTTTCAAGATTTGAAATCACTGCATTTCCATTTGTGATTGGCTCAGCGCCTGGGAAACGGGGGGCCAAAACCAGAGCAAAAGCTCAGGGAAGGCCGAGGAGGGCAGGGTGAGTCCGGGTGGGCGTTGGGCGGGGGGGCGGATTGTCTGCCAAAGGGCCACCCACCGAGAGGACCTCTTCAAGGCTTCTGCCACTCAGCCAGTGTTTCCCCAGGCCCTGCTACTTTGCAGATCCCAGTGACCTTCAGTCCTACTTACCCCAGGGGCTGGTGCTGCAGAAACGCCCTCTGGTTGGCCTCGGCGCGTCCCCTAAATGCGCGCCAGACCCCGGGCCGCACCTCCGTCTTCCAGTCGCTGTGAGGTCACGTGCTGTTAATCTCAAGTGCATCCTCACTGCGTACACCTGTGCCCTGCTCCTGCTTCGGGCCCTGGCCCTCCCATACTCGCGGGGTGCAGAGATGGGAGAAGGAGAGTGGGGGGCCCAACCTGAGGGTCTGGGTCAGACCCAGCCCTGGGAGGGCTTTAAGTCCCccgctttttatttttgtaaacttcttttttcttaagattttatgtatttgttggacagacgagatcacaagcaggcagagaggcagacagagagagagggagaagcaggccccccgcggagcagagagccccatgcggggcttgatcccaggaccccgggatcatgaccggagccacggtcaggctccctctctctaccttttAAAGGcattgagaggggcgcctgggtggctcagtgggttaaagcctctgcctttggctcaggtcatggtcccagggtcctgggatcgagccccgcatcgggctctctgctcagcaggggggcctgcttctccctctctctctctctgtctgcctctctgcctacttgtgatctctgtctgtcaaataaataaattaaaaaaaaaaaaaaggcattgagaGCGGACATCGTAACGGGGAGAGCTTGCTTCATCTTCTTGAAGGCGACTCATCTCCTGGGCTCCCCAGAAGTGGGCAGGGCCGGCGTTCTGACTGATCTCATTACACAGATGAGAAACCAGGgcccaacagagagagagagagagaggcccttCCTGCCGGCCGCCCGGTGGAGACTGGCCCCAGGTCCAGGTCCGGCCTTCGCAGGACTCTGTCCCTTTCAGATCTGTGTTGCCCCGGCGGGCCGGTGGGAACACGCTGGCCCACACTCTCCTGCTCTGCACGTGGCCCTGagctttcttttgtattttccctcttcctgcccatgtccctccctctcctgccctacCGCCAGGCCCCCTCTGTCCTTGGTTTGGTGTGTGTCCCCATATCACTcccctggggctgctgggagaTACACGGTGGTCTTGGTCTGCGGCGCCCCACACTAGGAGCCCAGAGGGGTATCTTGGGTTCCCACAAAGAGCTCTGCCGTGGTAGACGAGAAATATGCTTCTGTTTTTCATAACGAGCCCCTCtcaaccacacctgagtttatgtCAACGAGGTGACATTTGGAATGTCCTGGGAACCCCAGGACGGGGGCTGGTGGCCCAGGGAAGCAGCCTGAGGAGAGGACTGGAActttctgcctcttccttcctACTCCCAGAGACAGGACTTGGGCTGGTGGTTGAATTAATCCCCAGTGGCCAATGGCTTCATCGATTCGacgaagcctccataaaaaccccaaaactgggacgcctggctggctcagtgcatAGAGCACGTGGCTATTGATtgtggggtcgtgagttcaagccccatgtggggtatagagcttactttaaaaaaaaaaaaaaaaaaaggcaaaaacaaaacaaaaaaagcccaaacTAGAAAAACGtaccaaaaatattcttttttcccctagtgATTTGAAATGCCATTTTTCTCATGCACCAAGGACAGAGGCAATTCTCAGGGTCCCCTCTCAGCTTAGCCCAGGACAAGCTCCCATACGTACCAGGGGTGTCCGCAGCCCACGCGGGGTACCACCGGCTCACTTTGTCCTGCCAAGCGCAGGTATGAggtcccgatgcagggctggatcccaggaccctgggatctggacctgagccgaaggcggacgtttaacgactgagccacccaggcgccccatcagggcatttcagccacagcaactttacCCTACATGCTACTCGACCACTGAATACATGATTTCCCCCAGCTCTACTAACTGTCTGTATTGTTATCTGACGAATGCCTCTCTTCTGTTAATGGTAACTCCCGCACCATGTCCCCAGCGCCGGGTCCGGGGTCTGGCACCATAGCTGTGCTCAGGGATGACTTTGATTGCGAATATTGtgccctccctgctctgtggaccCGGCCAGTTGGCCCGTGGGTACCATCTTGCTTTACGGGATTGGACTGACAACTACCATGTTGTGGCCTCAGGGTAGAACCCAGCTTCTCTGCTGTGTCCCCTCTTCCTGGTCCAGTTATCCCCAACCTCAGTGACTCCTAGCATAAAGGGTGCGGGCCCAGAATGTCCAGAGGGACTGGGCGGGGTTAGGGGGGCATGCCAAGCCCGATCCAATTGTCTGTTCCCAAGGACCTACTTTGCCTTGTACCTTTGGAGTGACTCATGGGACAAGGTAGGCCTTCCGCCAGCCCCCAGACACAGAGCAGCCGTCTAAAGGCTCCCAAAGGCCCACCCAACTCCATGTCCCCAAACAGGGCCCAGCTCCGTGGCAGCCACCACAGCCTGTCCTGTGGAGGTGCACAGGGAGAAGTGGGGCCCTTCCAGGGGCGGCCAGGCTCTTCTCCGCCCTCCCCAGCAGAGCGATGCCCCAGTTAGGCAGTCTGGGGTTTCCTGGCACAGACAGCAGGAGTGCAGGTGACCCAGGCCCTTCCCCCGGCACCAGCGTGCCCTTGGGGCCACTCCCTGAACACTGACAGAGACCCCTCCGTGCCAATATCAAGGGGGAAAGACCCCAGAGTTCACTGACCCCACTCCGGTCCTGAATCTTTCTACTGCATGGTGGTCCAGCCCCTCCCAGGTCTGCTTGAATACCCCTCAAGACAGGCAGCTCACCACCTACCAGGGCTCATTAAAGCATCCCATACCTGCAATCATAAACCAGAAGGCTCTTTCAGTAGGGGAATGCCTCCTTTGAGTGGAATCGCACAATTTGGGGGCCAAGAGGCCAGCGACCCGGGCTCATTCCTGACCCACCTAAGCCTTGGGTCAAGTCCTCCCTGCTCTGGGCCTACATCACCCCAGCCGGACACAAGGCAGCTGGAGGTTGGAAAACTGACGCCTTTTTAGTCACTATGTCCAGTGCACCTGCTGCACTGTTTACTGAGgggctactatgtgccaggactGCTGTGGGCAGAAGCTCTAAAGGCAaagtgggggctggggaagggtggGTACCTTACCCACTCCTCCCTCCAACAGGCCATCAGAAGACCCCACTCAAAAGAGGTACCCGGGGATGTCTGATGACCTGAGCCCCCTCTCAGCGCCCCATTCCTcctgcccatcccccccacctgTACATCATAGCACTCTGTGCCTTGGggggctctcccactgccccGGCCCCATGGATTTGGGGCTCAGTCAAGGACGGAGTTCCAGGCACAGGGGTCGGAGGTCAAGGCTGAGCCTGGGGGTTCCATGAAACACTCGTGGGGGCTCTGAGccgagcagagggagcagggctggagaccaggagggagACGCCAGGATGACTAATGAGGCATTCCTCTCTGTCCCTCAGGGAGAAGAATGGTTGTCAAGGGCAACACATGCTTTCCCGTGGGTAACTCTAGCCTGTGTCACACACAGGGAGTGGGGTTTCGCGGAGGAGGACTGGATGGAGTGTCTGAGCCTAGAAGGTGCGAGGTCTTCACTCATTTTgtggaggagaaactgaggccagagcagGGCTATCTGGTAGGGCTCCCCCAGTAAATTCGGCAGAAAGGACAGTCCTGGGCTTCTGTTTCGTGCTCGGGGCTCTGCCCTGGGAGTCAGGGGCGTCCAGGCTGGACGCAGCGCGGGGTTGGAAGGAGAGGGACATGACATGGTTCTAGAAGCTTCTGGCTTCTGAGGGGCTCAGGGAGGCCACCCAGGAAGCCGGGCCAGGGACAGTGAGCAGGCAGACCCCGGCCTACACCCAAGTGCTCTACCTCCACGAATGTTCTCGCCCACCGGGCTGTATGGTGGGGGGATTAGTCCTCTCGAGCGGCTGTAGCTCAATGCCGTAGACCGGGGAGCTCCAACAAGACTCGGGGTGCCGGGCCGGCCCAGTCGGAAGAGCCTGCCAGCCTTGTCCTTGTCTcggggttgtgaggtcaagccacGTCGGGCCTGGAGCTTATTCAAAACCAAACACCAAGTGTCTGTTTTCTCACTCTGGAAGCCAGTGGGCAGGGTTGGGTTCTCCAGAGACCTCGCTCCTTGGCGACCTCACGGCTGCCCAGTGGCGGCCTGGTCCCATGGTCTCTTTCCTCTGCACGTGCACCCCTGGTCCCCGTgtcctcaccttttttttttttttttaaagattttatttatttatttgacagagatatcacaagtaggcagagaggcaggcagagagacaggaggaagcaggctccctgctgagcagagagccctatgcgggggctcgatcccaggaccctgagatcatgacctgagctgaaggcagaggctttaacccactgagccacccagacacccccgtGTCCTCATCTTTTATTGAGACACCGGTAGGATTGGATGACGTCCCACTCGAAAGACCTTACTTAATCTCCCCTTTAGAGATCCTACCTACCTCCAAATACAGGAGCATTCTGAGGCACTAGAGCTTACAGCTTCCACATAAGAATTTTCCACAATTCCGGCTCTCAAGTGCATGTGCCTCCTTGTGTGGGGGGGACACTCCCTAAGGACAGGGACTGGATCGGAGCCCTCTGCATGGCCTGGAGGGGGGAGGTCTCTGGGCTGGGTCCCCGGGGCCATTGTCCTTCCCAGAAGTGGGGACTCCAGGAACCGCCGCCTCACCCACAGATCACTCCCCCCTTCCCTGCGAGGGAGCGACGGGGTGGGGTAGGCAGgctgcagagggaggagagaagtgtGACAAATCCAAGGGCTGGACGCTGGGGAggccctcgccccccccccccacattggcCCTGGGGGCCCTCCTAGAAGGCCGACAGTCACGGAGCCCAGCAAAGTTCCAAAGAGCCCCCAGCGTGTAAAGCACATCCCCCATCCGCCTGGGGCCCAGCCGCCTTCCTGGAGGGACAACTGTCCAGCTCCTGCCACTCCCTTCGTATGTCTGGGACACTGCCTTTCTGCTCCGTGTCCTCCTAGACCCAGCCCTGGAGAGTTCATGAAAAGGTGTCCCTCCTCCACCAGGACCCGGTCAGCCCCTCACCCACACCCAGGCCCGCCTGCATGGCCCAGGCTCCCAGGCAGCCGGGCTCCCCACCAGCCACACACCCACCGCAGACAGAGGAGTGGGTGCCATGGCGAGCCCTTCCGGCCCAGGCCACGGCCGCCATGCCCAGCTTCTGGACACGACCAGCCCAGAAGCTCCCACCGGGGGACCCAAGGAATGCAGTTTGTCCTGCGCTGGGATTTCCAGCATGATCTCCAACCCCAGCTCCCTCGGGCTTTCCAGGAGCTTCCTAATCTCTTCTAGAACATTCCTTCCCCACAGAGCTCGCCAAGGTTGGTTCCTGCTCTTTGTGGCTAAGAACATGCCGGGGCCTGGGGGCCGGAGAGGGGTTTCCAGGCTCTGTGGAGATGGTTTCCTGGGTGGGTGAGAGACCCCACTTCTCCCACCAGTGGAATGTAGTTCTACCCAGTGAAAAATGATTAAGAAGCGATTTACCAAATGA
The sequence above is a segment of the Mustela lutreola isolate mMusLut2 chromosome 17, mMusLut2.pri, whole genome shotgun sequence genome. Coding sequences within it:
- the UPK3BL2 gene encoding uroplakin-3b-like protein 2, producing MLGQAAGQMLGLPVGLSRGQYWPLMPLLLLLAGLHQGTGLAAPEHIRYVPQLASPSLAGTLTQSTFTLEQPRGQFSRLNISDLDAIWLVVAHSHATQSFTAPQRVEDIPAPADFPRRGYYLTLMAHRVLYPGNQTGKQLRVLRVGNDTSCSLAKPGCNAPLPGPGPYRVKFLVMSDRGPVAETEWSSETRLQQAEALQAAPGPQSAGTVVIIAILSVLLAVLLTALLALLIYTCYDTCGTTPISGPEQSVCVRRYDTHHVTSPPATGGS